TTACATCAAGCAGTTCGAACTTGGCAGACGCTCACTACTAGACGTATTAGATGCGAAAGTAGAAGTCTTTCTGGCGCGAAAAAACTATATCAATGCCCACCATAACTACCATATAGCGGCCTACAGATTGATCAACGCTACGGGACAATTAATGAAGTCTTTCAGAATAGATAAGCCGACAACCTGGAGCGAAGATAAATAATATGAACAATACAATATCAAGTGTACTTATCACACTGACTCTGGGCTTAATGTCGGGCTGCGCTCAAACAGCGACACCTTATCCGGCTCAGGCACAGACTAGAGATCTACTGGATACTGATAACGATGGTGTGATCAATGCCAGAGATAATTGTAGACAAACCACAAGCGGTGCCATGATAAATAATGATGGCTGCTCTAAGAGCCTGAATCAGATTCAGGAAAGAACCAAGGTGGTCATGTTTGATTTCGACAGCTCACATCTAACCAATAGCGAAGTAGGTAAGGTCTCTGAGCTGTTAGGCGACCTGATGAACTTGCCTGAGGCTAGATTGCTGCTCATAGGCGATACTAGCCCTGAAGGTAGCGACAGTTATAATCGTGCATTGGCTCAACGTCGTGTCGATACCATACAGGAACTTGCCAAAGAGGTTGGCTTTCCAACTCAGAGTATCATCAGCCAGACCTATGATCAGAGCGACCGAACACCTACCTCTATCTCAGGAAGGGAACACAGACTGATTGCCGTGGGCCAATGGCAAGAATCTGGTAGCCAGATGATGTGGAATATCTTCACCACAGAGTCCAAAGCCAAAAGCCAAAAGCCAAATAATATTTGATGTCTAATATTAGCTCCAAACCCTGAGTATATTTGAGGTAAGTTTGGAGCTATTTATCATATTTCATTGAAGATCTTATCCGATGAATATCGGCCACTCTCTTACGACTAGCCGATGACGACATCTCTTAATGATGTTTTTTGCGGGCCTTTTTGTGGACCAATGGCAAGAATCTGCTAGCCAGATGATGTGGAATATCTTCAGCTCTGAGCCCAGAGCCAAATAATATTTGATGTCTAATATTAGCTCCAAATCCTGAGTATATTTGAGGTAAGTTTGGAGCTATTTATCATATTTCATTGAAGATCTTATCCGATGAAAATATAACCCCCCTCTTACGACTAGCCCATGACGGCATCTCTTAATGATGTTTTTTGTGACCGGCGCAAGCAAATGAGATGTTTAGATGTGATCCAGCCGATCATTACGGCGTACAATTCTTCTCCTAACTGGCACTCAATGATTAAATACCCTTAAAGATCCTATGGAAACTAAGCTAGTCCTTTCTCTCGAGCCTGAGGTATTATCATGAACCAGAACATCAAGGCATTACTTGCCACTACAGCCCTCTTCTTTAGCTCCCAATCTCTTGCAAACAGCGGCACTGTATTCGAAGATGAGCTAGATGGCGCAATCGCTACATACAGCAAGGAGAAACAGGAAGTGATATTAACCGGATTAATACAAGCGCAAACCTTAGTCACCGAACTCAAAGATTTTACTCAAGACTACAAAGAGTATCGGGTAGATTTAGCGGCACTCACACCACTGAAATCACTCAAGCAGCCAACTGAAATCATAGTGCTCATCGGCACCTGGTGCCCGGATTGTTATCATCAGACTCCGCGTTTCATCCGCATCATGGAAGAGGTAAGTAACCCCAATATTAAGGTGACTTATATTGGCATAGATCGCACTAAAACCGATCCAGAAGGCTTAGCCGCCCAATATGAGTTTAGCCGTATCCCAAGTTTCATCGTGATGCAGCAAGGCGAAGAGATAGGTCGAATTGTAGAACAACCAGAAGTATCACTAGAGATAGATCTGGCTAAAATATTAAATTAATCAATCCAGTAATAAAAAAAGAAAAGGCACTCCATGAGTGCCTTTTGGTACTTTAAAATATCAAGTTAGCCCAAAACAATTAGAATGTCTGGCTAAATGAAACCCAGTAAGTACGTCCTATGATGTCATATGTATCGCTGTCATATGTACCATTTGCTCGGAAGCTTGGCTCTTCATCAGTCAGGTTATTAATACCCGCAGAAACTATGTTATTCCAAGGCATAGTGTATGAATAACTTAGTGTGTGATATACGATCGAATCAATCTGATGATAAGAACCATTATCGTTCTCATCATCAGTAGACTGATGATCGATATAATCTGCTTGATAGAACAAGCTATGATCGCCCACTAAATAGTTTGCAGAGAAGTTGACGCGATCATCCGGATAATATTCGGTACCACTCAAGTTACGAGAGATAGTTTGTACACCACCTTCAGGGCTCGAATCGGTATACTTGAGATAATGTGACCAGGCAAGACCCAGTTTAAAGTCACCCATTTCAGTTTCAAAGGTAGACGCAAACTTGGCATCGATACCTTGACGCTCACTTAGACCGATATTTTGTTTTATATTGGTGACACTGCTTAGCTTACCAGAGCCATCTTGTGATACCGATGTACCAGGATAAATAGCACTGATATCTGGACGAGGTTGGCCTGCTTCGTCAGCAGCCTTCCATAATTCGGCTTGAGCTCGAACAATTTCATCATTAAGGATTGAGCCAATTAAGCCTTCAGTTTCCAGTGACCAGTAGTCAACAGACATGTTGAAGTTATCGGTAATATCCCACACCATGCCTATGTTATAGCTTTCAGACTCTTCTGGGCCTAAGTTTTCATTGCGATTCACAGAGATAGGGATCTCATTTTCTATCTGACAACCCTTGATGTCCATTCCATCTTCATAACACTTAAGATAGTTAGTCACGGTGCCAACACCCACACTAGCAGACTGATTCAAATCTTCCAGCGTTGGTGCTCTAAAACCTGTACCCCAAGATGCACGAATTAACAAGGGCTCTAACACATTATAACGCACAGAAACTTGTGGGTTAAACGTGCCGCCAAAGTCAGAGTATTCGTCATAACGAGCAGCAAGATTAACCTCTAAGTTATCCAGAACAGGGAAAGCCATCTCCATAAATATAGCTTTCACATCACGCTCACCACTACCACCGGCTCCACCACTACCGCCGGCAATTAAGCCTGCTTCATCAAGCGCATCAACCTGTGAGTCAAGTTTTTCTTCGCGGTATGATGCGCCCACATACAGACCTGTTGCGCCGCCAGCAAGTTCAAACAATTCAAAACTCAGACCACCGTCTATCTCTAATGCGCTACTTGTTAGACGTGCATCTGAGTTTGCGGTTGCGCCCGCTGGAGCCTCTGAGTTTGGATCGCGTGGATCCCAACCTTCGAATGAGTTTGTATCATCATCCCACCCGCCAACAAGATCGGTCGTTGCACCAATCAATTGATAACCAGTTCCCCACTTAAATACATCATACCTGTTATATGATGCTGAGGCGTTCCAGTCGAAACTATCTGTTGTACCATCTAGGCCAACCAGGAAATCATAGATGCTATCGGTAGTTTCACGTACACGGTTACCAGCGGTATCGAAGCGGTACTTCATTGAGCCGCCTTCAGGAACGGCGCGAAGGTCGAGTCCGGCAGCCGTAGTATAAGCTGGCATATCTTCATCGAATCTGATTGTTCCTGGAATAGGAGCCGATACGTCAGTCGTGACATTTGATGCCCAGTAGGCGCGTGCTGTTAGCTCTATATCATCACTGATGTTATAGGTGTAGTTAAGTAGCGTTGAAGTGCGCTCTTGGTCGACATCAAGGTATGCAGACGTAGTATAATCATAACCACAATATGACTCTCCAGCCCAATCGCTGTCACTCAAAGGTCCTTTGAAAGCATCACCATAAACATCGGCACAGTCTAAGCCAGCATTAGTGAATGGAGCATGGTTTTCCCAGCCGCCATTGGGCCCCGTATTAACGGTACGACCGGTTGGACTTATACCTATCCAACTTTGAAAGACGCTTGGGTCCTCGCCATCTATAGCATGGGCTGCAGTATATGGGCGCTCATTCATTACGATTCCAGACTTCTTGAAATGTTCGATAGTGAACATCAAGTTGCCTTTATCTGTACTTAGACCACCA
This portion of the Shewanella violacea DSS12 genome encodes:
- a CDS encoding TonB-dependent receptor domain-containing protein; this translates as MKFNKVAKLVSLACGGVVALSAPTYAAEKDEDTVERIEVTGSRLKRVDMEGASPVTTITAEDMATAGFATVGDALRSSSLNSFGSYGGTSNNSWSSQATIQLKGASASHTLTLLDGKRMAKSPVLGGGATNINTIPTAAVERIEILTDGASAIYGTDAIAGVINIILKKDFEGVEVKIRAEQPDADGGGDNHSASFTGGLSTDKGNLMFTIEHFKKSGIVMNERPYTAAHAIDGEDPSVFQSWIGISPTGRTVNTGPNGGWENHAPFTNAGLDCADVYGDAFKGPLSDSDWAGESYCGYDYTTSAYLDVDQERTSTLLNYTYNISDDIELTARAYWASNVTTDVSAPIPGTIRFDEDMPAYTTAAGLDLRAVPEGGSMKYRFDTAGNRVRETTDSIYDFLVGLDGTTDSFDWNASASYNRYDVFKWGTGYQLIGATTDLVGGWDDDTNSFEGWDPRDPNSEAPAGATANSDARLTSSALEIDGGLSFELFELAGGATGLYVGASYREEKLDSQVDALDEAGLIAGGSGGAGGSGERDVKAIFMEMAFPVLDNLEVNLAARYDEYSDFGGTFNPQVSVRYNVLEPLLIRASWGTGFRAPTLEDLNQSASVGVGTVTNYLKCYEDGMDIKGCQIENEIPISVNRNENLGPEESESYNIGMVWDITDNFNMSVDYWSLETEGLIGSILNDEIVRAQAELWKAADEAGQPRPDISAIYPGTSVSQDGSGKLSSVTNIKQNIGLSERQGIDAKFASTFETEMGDFKLGLAWSHYLKYTDSSPEGGVQTISRNLSGTEYYPDDRVNFSANYLVGDHSLFYQADYIDHQSTDDENDNGSYHQIDSIVYHTLSYSYTMPWNNIVSAGINNLTDEEPSFRANGTYDSDTYDIIGRTYWVSFSQTF
- a CDS encoding thioredoxin family protein, which encodes MNQNIKALLATTALFFSSQSLANSGTVFEDELDGAIATYSKEKQEVILTGLIQAQTLVTELKDFTQDYKEYRVDLAALTPLKSLKQPTEIIVLIGTWCPDCYHQTPRFIRIMEEVSNPNIKVTYIGIDRTKTDPEGLAAQYEFSRIPSFIVMQQGEEIGRIVEQPEVSLEIDLAKILN
- a CDS encoding OmpA family protein, which encodes MNNTISSVLITLTLGLMSGCAQTATPYPAQAQTRDLLDTDNDGVINARDNCRQTTSGAMINNDGCSKSLNQIQERTKVVMFDFDSSHLTNSEVGKVSELLGDLMNLPEARLLLIGDTSPEGSDSYNRALAQRRVDTIQELAKEVGFPTQSIISQTYDQSDRTPTSISGREHRLIAVGQWQESGSQMMWNIFTTESKAKSQKPNNI